Part of the Colius striatus isolate bColStr4 chromosome 4, bColStr4.1.hap1, whole genome shotgun sequence genome, AAGAGAACAAAGCCATCATTTTAGAAATGTCACGGTTTTAAAGTTTATGTAAGTGGTTTCGTACACAAACGAATATGTTTGACAGGGAGGGAAGGCTTCACTGGGAAGGGCAAGTGGGCAGCATTGAAACTTCTTCCTTTTAAGTACTCTGGAGCTGCTGACCATACAAAAATGTCTGTGCAAAGCCACACAAGAACTGGGGTGGTCAGAGGTGACCTGGCTTTTGACATCTTCTAATGCCAGAGGGTGAAGATGGCGTCAAAGCCTGCAGGAACCCAGAGGAGAGGCAGAATTTCTTCTCAGGAGACCAGAGAAGAAAGGCAGGGTCAGAAGTCACACAACTCACAGGGGGGAAGTTTTCTGAGGTTCATTTCTGGAAGTAGCAGTGAAAGGGAACCCTGCAAGCCAAGCCACAACCTTTCTGAAAAATGCCTGCACTCTTTAGCCAGACCAGTCAGGGCAGCGACTGCTCCTGGAGCCGAACTCCAGTGACaccagcttttctttctgtcgTTCTCCTTTTGCCAAAGGTTCCTTTGGCAAACAAAACGTTTCTCCCAAAGACAGATACTGCAGTTGGCTTTTTGACAGCAAGTTTCGATAAATCCCAGCAAAGGAGACTCACTTTAATTTGACTGCATGGAATTACTCACCGAGacctttctcctcttctcttgaGCCATGAGTTGCAGTTGGTACGTGGCCCCAGAATCCTGTGCAGCTGCAGGTATTTCCCCATTCTCAAGTGATTTCTgcccagaaaaaagaaagactgtAGTTACTATTTGAAAGAAACACACGTGCACAGATAAGCATCTTGTATAGAGCAGCTTTTCCCATGGATATATATTATAGCCTGAGGTAACATTTCCATAGTGGCATGGTTATATGCACTCCAAAGAAAAAGCTTACTCTCTTAGCATTGCAATGGGGGTGTCCTTTGCTATCACCACTCCTGCTGGGTTTTGTTCAGACCCCTAAAAGacataaaagaaatcaaattagGATGAAAACTTCAATAAAAGAGTCTTCCTGTGGCCCAGTTTCATAAAGCTAGATATGAAAATGCAATCATTAAAACGTGTCTAGTAGCTGACAAGATGAAGAAACCTGGTTAGCTGGCCTGAGAGCTATTTTACTTACACAAAGCCAAAAGCAGTAGGTGGTAGATAACGTACAGGTTTGTGGCCATGGGATGGTATAGCTTGGTCTGGCAGATTTGATAGAGATCTGTTTTGGGCAGGACGCTACCCCATCCTGTTAGGACTCGCCTTTGTCTTATTCCAACGGCTGATTCACTCTTGATTGCTTGTTTCCATCTGTGTATATCTTTCtgcatggttttgttttgttttcttgaatgGAAAGAACCTCAAAACCCTAAGCAGAGTTACAGCATCTGTTTGGACCTGAAAATATAGTTAAAAGGTTGAGAAAaagagctctttttttcctttacaatgCTGTAATCAAGGGGAAAAAGCTGcaaggaaaagcagctgcagctgaaagAAGCAAAGCACAAAGAGCATGAAATGCGTTTTTGCTGCTCCTGTTTTTGATTTCATTTGAGGATAATAATAGGTCATACCTAGATGATACCAAAAATGTGGTCCAGGGGTCAGGAAGACATCTAATTAGTGAAAAAAATGCCTGTGGCCAGTTAATTGACACAGAGGTCTGTTTTCTGAAAGCACGCTCGGACCCTCTCATTCTCCGGACAGCCTTCAGAAAGAGCCTGGCTTGTTCAGACTGCTGGAGGTTAATAACAGGACTCTCTTTGCTGAAGATAATTGTGCATTAGCTGAAAGGGAGGATTGTTTCATCCCACGGAAATGAAGGCTGTGTGTCAGAGCGTCCTGCGTGCAGAGCACTCGGCTCTGGCAGCCACAGACAGAGGAGTTGCTGCGCTGAGTCCAGGCACAGGGAGCacagctggggatggggaccTCCAAAAGACATCTCACCTCCCAGCCCCTTAACGAGGAACAAGTTCCTACAGCAAAACTCACACACAGAAGGCCCTGGGAGAGCTTCGTTCCTCATGCTGGGGGAATTAGGTGCCAAATTAGCTATTACATACCTTAATGTCTTTGTAGGTCCGTTCCCAGGCTGAATTCTCCATAGGCATCACTCTCAGcgttttggggtgggtttttttgctgtaattTAGCAGAGTTGAGCAAAAAGAGGTTTTACACTGGTACCTGATCCCTGTTGCACCCAGTGGGACGCACACACGCCACTCAGGATGGGCTCCCACGTACTTACAGGAGTTTTCATGAACTGTTCAAGCTGGCTCACCAAATAAACATACACTCGCCTTAAATCAATACACACTTGCCTTCTGCTCAGAGCCCTATAATTGTCCACATCCAAATCTATTTAGAGAAGCCGGTTGTTATCGAGCTGGGGTTAgtcccagggatggagcagagcCTTGCCAGCCTTCCTGCTGTTGCATTAACGAGCAGCCCTTGCCGTTGTTTGCTGCTGCCCTGTGTGCCAAGCTGGCTGCTTCACGGGCAGCCTCACTACAGGAGCAGTGGAGCAGTGGCCCCTCTGTGCCCCGCTCAGAGCCCCAGGAGACCTCTCCCAGTGCCCACAGACTGCTCCTGGGCATCAGTTGGTAGAGGTGAGGTAGCTGAAAACACCTCTCTCCAGAACCTCCTTCTGTTCTTGCAGTACTTGTGCTTTTAGGATTACCTACTTTACCAGTACTCTCCATAAGCTTTTGACCAGAGGGCTGTTCTGTTAACAGTCTGCATTCTGTGGATATTGCTGACACGCAGCGCATCAGGTGAGAGGCTGTAGGTGTTTATGAGCCATTTCCAAGCACTGTATTATTGATCAGGACTTAGGAAGGGATCACTCCTTTATGACAGTCTGTGAATGCTGCACTAATCCGCTCTAAAGGGTGTTAATGACTTGGTTAGAAACAAGGTGTGAGCCGCTGGCCTTTTGGCAGTGGGCTGTGTGGCCGACAGCTGACACCATCACCCCCGATTCCTAGCACACTCCTGAGCGTCCGAGGCCTGTCCTGCAGCCAAACACGTGGCCAGCAGCCCTGTGTTCTGTgatctgctccagctgctccgAGTAGCGACGACTCTCCTTCAGTGTCTCACAGTTCCCGGCAGGGCGGCACGCCGCTTTCCTGTAAGAACTTGCCCCTCCGCTCCTTTGGGTCGCCCCCTGGCTAaatctttctcttcccccttcccctgtgtttcccacccctcctctccccagggcGAGTGCTCACAGAAGTGCTACGACATCTTTGTGCTGGAGACGGTGTGCGTGGCGTGGTTTTCCTTTGAGTTCCTGCTGCGCTCCATCCAGGCAGAGAACAAGTGCGCCTTCCTGAAAACCCCGCTCAACATCATCGACATCCTGGCCATCCTGCCTTTCTACGTCTCGCTCCTCGTGGACACGGTCTCCACGACGAACAGCAGCAAGCCCGGCGGGGGAGCAGGGAACAAGTACCTGGAGCGCGTGGGGCTGGTGCTGCGCTTCCTGCGCGCCCTGCGCATCCTGTACGTGATGAGGCTGGCGCGGCACTCGCTGGGGCTGCAGACGCTGGGGCTCACCGTGCGCCGCTGCACGCGGGAGTTCGGgctcctcctgctcttcctcTGCGTGGCCATGGCCCTCTTCTCGCCGCTCGTGTACTTGGCCGAGAGCGAACTGGGAGCCAAGCAGGAGTTCACCAGCGTCCCCAGCAGTTACTGGTGGGCCGTGATCTCCATGACGACCGTTGGCTACGGGGACATGGTGCCCCGCAGCATCCCCGGACAGGTGGTGGCCCTGAGCAGCATCCTGAGCGGCATCCTGCTGATGGCTTTCCCGGTCACGTCCATCTTTCACACCTTCTCCCGTTCCTACAGCGAgctgaaggagcagcagcagcgggcaGCGAGCAGGCAGATGCGccagctggaagagagcagcaggctgcagagggaggaCGGGCTCTGGGGGCCCGGGGCCACGGCCCCACCGCCAGCTgcggggcaggaggcagcacagagcactTGACTCCGAACGGCTGACGGCAGCACGAGAAGCAGCGGACGAGGGGGGAGTCAGTCCTGCAAGAAGAACCTCCTGAACTgcctcagaggggcagggacaCCCAAGGTTGTCTCTAAAGACCAACTTTGATCTTAATGAGCCTCTGAAAAGTGCCCCTAGAAACCTTACCCAGTACAGCTCTGCTCCATCACTTTCCCAGGGCTTCTCTTTCCCCCTGAACAAGTGTTGTGGGCAGCCCccaaggagcagctgctgcaggtacACGAGGCTGGAGGCAGGGTGATGTGACACCAGCAGCGACTCCCAGCTCAGCGTACTCATCCTCAGCTGTGGCACCGGCCAGACCCTGGCAAGGCAGTGGGCTGCAGTGTGGCAGCCGTGCTCCACATTAGGAGTAGTAGTCTTTTGTTTTCCCTACTGAGAGAGAGGCAGTCCTGTCATCTAAAACTTAGAATTCATGTTCTGGCTCTTCTTCCTAATCCTCAAAACACTGAAGTCAATTAACAGGGCAAATGAATCCCATGGGGGCACCTGCATGCCTTTTGTTGACTGACACCAACCCCATGAgctctccagccccttccctggaGGAGCTGGTCCCAGTCAGAGGCTGGGGGGACCTTGAGTGCTCCGACAGACGGGATATGATCACAGACAGAGGCAAAAAGAGAACTGCCTCCTATACCTACATCCCCATCTGTATGAAAGCCATGCAGTGTCGCCCGCCACGCTCTGCTCCTGCCGGGAAGGGAACCAAAGCTGATGTACTAAAGACGGCATTTCTCTGGTTTGAGGTTCTTTTTTGCCTCGGTGTATCTTGTAACACCAGCCCTCCATTAGCAAAGTCCTGTATTAAACCATTCCTCATAGGAATGGGGCGAGGGGAAATAAAGGTGACGCTTTATTTTGATAAGCCGTAGCAGCTCTGTTGCTGAATGCTCGCCCCAAGCAACCCTCTGCAACTGCTCCTCTGCCAAGCCAGCAGGGCCAAGGGCTGGTGGATGTGCCTGGGCTGACTCAGGCTTCCTGGCAAAGCAGTGCCAGCACGGGGCTGCCATGACTCAGGACAGGTTTTAACGTTATTATTTCGTTAATCCCAGTGCGGGCGCTGGTTGCATTAAGGCTCATCAAGGTTTGGCAGCGGGGATGCGGCTTTGCAGCCGGCTAAATGGCAAGTGCCCAAGCAACCAGTGCTCGGGCTCAGGTGCTCTAGGGGGCGGTTTGGCTGCTCTGTCTTCAGGGGGGACCTGACACCTTCCCCAGGGGTGAACAAGTTCACCCGAACCAGTACTTCCCTTCGGCCCATGCTGAGCCCCCTGGCTGTGTGCACAGAGGTGCAGAACACACCTCCCCACAGCACTGAGCCCCATGGCTGTGTGCACAGAGGTGCAGAACACACCTCCCCACAGCACTGAGCCCCCTGGCTGTGTGCACAGAGGTGCAGAACACACCTCCCCACAGCACTGAGCCCCCTGGCTGTGTGCACAGAGGTGCAGAACACACCTCCCCACAGCGCTGAGCCCCATGGCTGTGTGCACAGAGGTGCAGAACACACCTCCCCACAGCGCTGAGCCCCACGGCTGTGTGCACAGAGGTGCAGAACACACCTCCCCACAGCGCTGAGCCCCATGGCTGTGTGCACAGAGGTGCAGAACACACCTCCCCACAGCGCTGAGCCCCATGGCTGTGTGCACAGAGGTGCAGAACACACCTCCCCACAGTGCTGAGCCCCACTGCTGTGTGCACAGAGGTGCAGAACACACCTCCCCACAGCGCTGAGCCCCATGGCTGTGTGCACAGAGGTGCAGAACACACCTCCCCACAGCGCTGAGCCCCATGGCTGTGTGCACAGAGGTGCAGAACACACCTCCCCACAGCGCTGAGCCCCATGGCTGTGTGCACAGAGGTGCAGAACACACCTCCCCACAGCGCTGAGCCCCATGGCTGTGTGCACAGAGGTGCAGAACACACCTCCCCACAGTGCTGAGCCCCATGGCTGTGTGCACAGAGGTGCAGAACACACCTCCCCACAGCGCTGAGCCCCATGGCTGTGTGCACAGAGGTGCAGAACACACCTCCCCACAGTGCTGAGCCCCACTGCTGTGTGCACAGAGGTGCAGAACACACCTCCCCACAGCGCTGAGCCCCATGGCTGTGTGCACAGAGGTGCAGAACACACCTCCCCACAGTGCTGAGCCCCACTGCTGTGTGCACAGAGGTGCAGAACACACCTCCCCACAGCGCTGAGCCCCATGGCTGTGTGCACAGAGGTGCAGAACACACCTCCCCACAGTGCTGAGCCCCATGGCTGTGTGCAGACAGCAGCTCACCTCCCAGAAGAGCCATGTTGGAGCACACATCCTTGCAGAACAGAGAGTTCCACCCTGGAGTGACCAGCGGTGAGTGAATGCCACTTCCATCCCAGCAGCAGGACTGGCGCTGCAGCGGTGTGGCGTGtgagtgctggtgctgctgtgctgcagcaagcATTGTCTGCCATTGTCCCTCCTGCTTTTCAAAAGGCACAGAATTAATTCCAGCACACGCAGAGTTCTCATAAAGTGACAAAACCCACTCATAAATAACTGTTGGCCAAGGCTGGCTTCTAATAAAGTTTCATCTATACAGATGACAGGTGAGGAAACAAATATAACCCAGGAACCATTTAAGCAAGCTGGTTTTGGAAGCTGTGTGAAGCTGTGATGTGCACACTGCCAGACGTGAAAGACACCCAGAGGAGGGCCAGAGTCTCACCCGGTGTGGCTGGAGCTGTGAGCGATGCCTACTGCTTCCCACTGGCCACACGTTGGTTTTGCTGGGGGTGGTGGTGGCCAGTTTTCCTTTGCCACAGCACACAGATAATTTCAGGCCGTTCACCCCTCCCTGTGGTGGCACAGCCAGGCCTGCTGGCCTAAGCCACGGACCACAGACATGTTTCACAACCAGCACCTGCAGGACAAACCTCTGCTTTACCCCCCAGTGCTGAAGCTGAGCTTTGCCTTTCGGCTTAGGATGGTTTAATTGCATCTGATGCCACACGTGGATCAGGGCGCCTCAGTCTCCCAGCCCAGCGTGTAGGGGCTGTCCCCGTTAGCATCccacagcagggccagggcaggcagTGCCGCTGCTGGGAAGGATGGGGAGGCTGGGCTGTAacaggggctgcctgggccAGTGCCCTCTGTGCTCCCAGCCACTCCCAGACTGCAAGCAAGAGCAGCAGTTATACTCCCTACTgtcattttcctcctcctttacCCCTGCTTCATGGAATGACCAACCTTTGTCCTTCCAGGTCTTGCTTTTCCTCCATTCCTCCCATTCAGAGTCCCTCCTTTTGGCACCTCACTGGAgcaatctctctctctcccacttCTCTCCCCTGCCCTTCTCAACCTCTCTGCCACAGCACACCCTctccccacaccagagcagctgAACTGTCTGTGGCAGCAGCCCCCTCTGGATGGTTTCCTTGCCCTGAATCAACAGGGAGGGAGGCCAAGACTCCTTCCAGTCCAGCAGCTGGCTGTGAAAAGACATGCTTGGGTTCCTCACCATCCGTGCAGAGGCTGGGAAGAGCGTGTGTCTCAGCTGTGTCCCGGCTTTGACGTCATCAGGCAGTTTGCAGGACCCAGAGTGGGCTTGAAAGCAAGATAATAATCTGCTTTTAAGGATTGGTAATTGGTTTGTACTGTGAGCACTGTGAGAGTTCAGTGGTCAGGAGGGTATGTTTAGCCCAGGGTGTGTGCAGGGGCCCAGAGCCACTGTCATCCTTCATGGGCTCCGGACAGCCTCTGCCTCGTGCTCACCCAGCTGCCGGGAGGAAAgagcccaggagctgctcctgcagacaGACAAGGTGAGGTACAGTGCATGAGCACAGGGCCCCAGCCTGAACAGACCAGAGCAATGCTGCCACTCATAGATAATCAgtaacttttatttaaaaaaccatTGCAACTGATAGAGAAAATAAACTCCATGAGACGTCTCATACATTCAGTGAGATGCACTTCAAGGGACTGATTCCGTGTTCTCTGAGGTGCTCATCCATACACACACTCCCCCACCAAGAACAAAACCCGAGTTCTGTAACGTTCTGTCCCGAGTACCTTGCAGGGTGGAGTTCAAGAGCTCCTGGCTGAGTCCTACCTTGCGTAGTGCCACCTACAGAAGCTGGCTTCAGTCCACAAGCCAACGGCAACACTTGCCTTCTCCTCACTCACACCTGTAGTTCCAGGCCCAAGAGGTGGACAGAAGCATGCAAGCATGCACTCCTGGGTGAAGCTAGAGCGCAGAGAAGCGTGTTTCCTAAGAGCCGTTTGTGTCCTATAGCCCCATCTCAGAGACTGTTAGAGAAAAACACCACATACAAAAATCTGATCCTTGCAAGTCACTAAAAAACCCTGCAGGCCATTAAAACACACAGCAGTAGAAATACAGTCCTCATTAAAGCAGCATACTGGAGGAGCCAGTGGTTCACTAAGTTCCCAACTGAAGAAGGACAAAAGCCCAGATGTTCCCGTAACACAACCAGAGAAAGGAGGAACGGGACAGTCACTGTCAGCCTTGTAAGGTCACTTCAGGCCTGAGAGAGGCCGGTGGGGAGGGCAgcgtggggctggggcacagcctcccgtgcccagccccagcactcactCTGACACCCCTGGAGACGCTCCAGACTCCAAGCAGCCGGTTCCCAGATGAGACGGCGCAGGGGAAGTATCTGATTCACGCACTGAAGTTCTCAAACCTCAGCCTCGCTGCCACGGGCAAGGAAACACAAAGGTCTGGGGCTGATCACGGAGAAgaagggctgggcagggctcagTGCCAGCTCCAACggctggtggctgctgggggatgcagcagcagcaacagcatgGGCCCGGCTGCTCCTGGGACACCGCAGCTCCCTCCAGCCACAGGCCCAgagccctggccacagccccGTGGCGCcgcagccctgcagctgctggccacGTGCAGAAAGGGCACGGTGACCTACGCTGGCAAACAGCCATCAGAGACACATCAACATGTATAAATACACTCTGCGCTCTTCCTGTCCCTCTAAGTACAGGCTGACAGTGCTTCTGAGAGCCCAAGAGATcttcagcaacagaaaaaggaacacGTGGGCTCCTTCCTGTTGGGTCAATGCAAGAAATACTCCAAAACATGAACTGGTTCTTGTTTGGCATTAAACAAGATGAACACGAA contains:
- the KCNG2 gene encoding potassium voltage-gated channel subfamily G member 2, whose product is MYHEMALLSGNADPEFSSYSFNKLENLCEVQTKKGFFYKKAKLLHPGEDLCCLARLDDRTRFVIINVGGIKYKVPWTTLENCPLTRLGKLKSCSNYDEIMNVCDDYDVSCNEYFFDRNPSAFRTIMTFLTAGKLRLLREMCALSFQEELVYWGIEEDHLEWCCKKRLHQKEEEAAEARLYEAEMVFSETTQCAFQDNSRLNLCMRKLRDMVENPHSGIPGKIFACISISFVAITAVSLCISTMPDVREEEDRGECSQKCYDIFVLETVCVAWFSFEFLLRSIQAENKCAFLKTPLNIIDILAILPFYVSLLVDTVSTTNSSKPGGGAGNKYLERVGLVLRFLRALRILYVMRLARHSLGLQTLGLTVRRCTREFGLLLLFLCVAMALFSPLVYLAESELGAKQEFTSVPSSYWWAVISMTTVGYGDMVPRSIPGQVVALSSILSGILLMAFPVTSIFHTFSRSYSELKEQQQRAASRQMRQLEESSSHSQTASKSSSYTPYCHFPPPLPLLHGMTNLCPSSCREERAQELLLQTDKVRPQTQSCFCLCGSVAI